Proteins encoded in a region of the Canis lupus familiaris isolate Mischka breed German Shepherd chromosome 1, alternate assembly UU_Cfam_GSD_1.0, whole genome shotgun sequence genome:
- the SSC5D gene encoding soluble scavenger receptor cysteine-rich domain-containing protein SSC5D isoform X4 — MRVLACLLVALMGIQAVERLRLADGPHGCAGRLEVWHGGRWGTVCDDGWDLRDAAVACRELGCGGALAAPGGAFFGEGAGPVWLSELACRGSEGQLELCPHRGWKAHICSHEEDAGVVCAGQRVANSRDGDDPPLILEGDPWPGLSGELSPSSEGPPVTHGPRPAGTPQNSSRKKSPRPLKQAKSTRAPLLTAGVPRQERLRLVSGPHGCSGRLEVWHGGRWGTVCDDGWDLRDAAVACRELGCGGALAAPGGARFGPGSGPVWMDDVGCGGGEQALRDCPRSPWGRSNCDHSEDAGLVCTGPAPRLRLADGPHGCAGRLEVWHGGRWGTVCDDAWDLRDASVACWELGCGAALAAPGGAFFGEGAGPILLDDLRCRGNETALRFCPARPWGQHDCHHREDAGAVCDGMPIGYIPPTAPAVDSNHSLPREAASRPPGPTGSQAPGTAGISPPPASPTAPREPGPEAGSPQLRLVAGPSRCSGRLEVWHSGRWGTVCDDSWDLQDSAVVCRELGCGRARQQDPAAGRFGWGAGPIWLDDVGCLGTEASLLDCPAAPWGKHNCAHNEDVGVTCTETSGLDSISDPFSWSWIPGLGRDPDAWLPGELATKPPARLTPSVPEKTTTKAPGKTPKSTKKWVTKNARRPTTQPPVIPTTKHSRVLGTQRPPELTSWPTTTLTTEASRRTVSESTAKLTTEVPHRITPHTTATRTPRTPREQTSKTVATSTTRGPQEMASEAMVKRIPLDSMDPSTETPAQGSPESSKDLAPSPTGGTAGGSAGPFRVRLADGPNRCAGRLEVWHAGRWGTVCDDSWDLRDSTVACWELGCGRVRPRVGKTHYGPGTGPIWLDDVGCKGIEASLSDCPAGAWGQHNCDHEEDVGLTCTGYADEDDYPPWTWDPTSGEDLAKGTTTAGVPGHTLSWSSTKSPGAPSPATRRLPDTGSLRKLWRLWPERRPQRPTAARTAPPAPSSAPSASPEPPDPPVTSDSVPTLIPQAASTRKVTSDPPDTLSPRPDLASRMNSDLTSITPGLTLSTPDAAVIPALTPDLSPTPLPTLPKESTSGPSVPAVVTHLFTTSELTPESDKTPNLDTAPYPNTVPDHSRSPDPSTSLYPTGTLHSTLKSHPSTSQYTTIPHSTRTPHSITPPQPTTTPQFTIFPQPTITPQPTSPQPTTIPQPTTSPQPTTTSQPTTSPQPTTTPQPTTTLQPTTTPQSTAAQLATTPHPLTIPYPATTPHSITSTHPAMTADPTSTPMITIKSTLTSLGTELFSPTPAPTVKPSFHPWLTSTGALHLSTSQMSSLAPFLTSESSRSRPSPALSMDTLSTEDFKPPRRQSPRPTPPPPQTPHSASDPTVTSDLHLSSMAHPSDQPPPDDLTPRSNPGQSPDPLGPCVVPTPPLRVMACEPPALVELVAAVRDMGGQLQRLTQVLEQEQQQRQALGLGLTQLVEATRGLGQLGEVVKRLAERAWPPNTFAPTTTTPEEEERPLRGDV; from the exons ATGAGGGTCTTGGCCTGCCTCCTTG TGGCTCTGATGGGGATCCAGGCTGTGG AGCGGCTGCGTCTGGCCGATGGTCCCCATGGGTGTGCAGGCCGCCTGGAGGTGTGGCACGGCGGGCGCTGGGGGACAGTGTGCGATGACGGATGGGACCTGCGGGACGCTGCCGTGGCCTGCCGGGAGCTGGGCTGTGGGGGTGCACTGGCCGCCCCCGGAGGTGCCTTCTTTGGGGAGGGCGCGGGGCCCGTGTGGCTGAGCGAGCTGGCCTGCCGGGGCAGTGAGGGGCAGCTGGAGCTCTGCCCCCACCGGGGCTGGAAGGCCCACATTTGCTCCCATGAGGAGGATGCGGGCGTCGTCTGTGCAG GTCAGCGTGTGGCCAACTCAAGGGACGGGGACGACCCACCATTGATCCTGGAGGGGGACCCCTGGCCAGGGCTGTCTGGGGAGCTGAGCCCTAGCTCTGAGGGGCCTCCTGTGACCCATG GCCCCCGCCCAGCTGGGACCCCACAGAACAGCTCCAGGAAGAAGAGCCCACGGCCACTCAAGCAAGCCAAGTCCACCAGGGCCCCTCTGTTGACTGCTGGAGTCCCCCGACAGG AGCGGCTGCGCCTTGTCTCAGGCCCCCACGGGTGCTCCGGTCGCCTGGAGGTGTGGCACGGTGGGCGCTGGGGGACGGTGTGCGATGACGGATGGGACCTGAGGGACGCCGCTGTGGCCTGCCGGGAGCTGGGCTGTGGGGGCGCGCTGGCTGCCCCTGGAGGCGCCAGATTCGGCCCAGGCTCAGGGCCTGTGTGGATGGATGATGTGGGCTGTGGAGGCGGAGAGCAAGCTCTGCGGGACTGTCCCCGAAGCCCTTGGGGTCGGAGCAATTGTGACCACAGCGAGGATGCAGGGCTGGTCTGCACAG GCCCGGCCCCACGGCTCCGCCTGGCTGATGGTCCCCATGGGTGTGCGGGCCGCCTGGAGGTGTGGCACGGCGGGCGCTGGGGGACAGTGTGCGACGATGCCTGGGACCTGCGGGACGCCTCTGTGGCCTGCTGGGAGCTAGGCTGCGGGGCTGCACTGGCTGCCCCCGGAGGCGCCTTctttggggagggggctgggcccaTCCTCCTGGACGACCTCCGGTGTCGGGGTAACGAGACGGCCCTGCGATTTTGCCCAGCGCGGCCCTGGGGCCAGCATGACTGCCACCACCGGGAGGACGCAGGGGCCGTGTGTGATG GTATGCCTATTGGATACATCCCTCCCACGGCCCCGGCAGTGGACAGCAACCACTCTTTGCCCAGGGAGGCAGCATCCCGGCCCCcaggccccacagggagccaggcCCCAGGAACCGCCGGCATCTCgcctcctcccgcctcccccactgcccctcgGGAGCCTGGACCAGAAGCTG GGTCCCCCCAACTTCGCCTGGTGGCAGGGCCCAGCAGGTGTTCAGGCCGGCTGGAGGTGTGGCATAGTGGGCGCTGGGGGACGGTGTGTGACGACAGCTGGGACCTACAGGACTCAGCTGTGGTCTGCCGGGAGCTGGGGTGTGGCAGAGCTCGGCAGCAGGACCCCGCAGCTGGTCGCTTTGGCTGGGGGGCTGGCCCCATCTGGCTGGACGACGTGGGGTGCCTGGGGACTGAGGCTTCACTCTTGGACTGCCCCGCTGCACCCTGGGGGAAGCACAACTGTGCTCACAATGAAGACGTTGGAGTCACCTGCACTG AAACCTCTGGCCTGGACTCTATCTCAGACCCCTTCAGTTGGAGCTGGATCCCTGGCCTGGGTAGAGATCCGGATGCCTGGCTCCCTGGGGAGCTCGCCACCAAGCCACCTGCAAGGCTGACCCCCAGTGTTCCTGAGAAAACCACTACCAAGGCCCCAGGGAAAACACCCAAGAGTACTAAGAAGTGGGTGACCAAAAATGCAAGGAGACCAACCACTCAGCCCCCTGTGATCCCAACCACTAAAcactccagggtcctgggtacCCAGAGGCCCCCAGAACTGACCTCATGGCCCACTACAACCCTGACCACTGAGGCCTCCCGGAGAACAGTTTCTGAGTCTACTGCAAAGCTGACCACTGAGGTCCCCCACAGGATAACCCCACATACTACTGCAACACGGACCCCCCGGACCCCCCGAGAGCAGACCTCTAAGACTGTGGCAACTTCAACCACTCGAGGACCCCAAGAAATGGCTTCTGAGGCTATGGTGAAGCGAATCCCTCTGGATTCCATGGATCCATCTACTGAGACTCCTGCACAAGGTTCTCCAGAGTCATCCAAAGACCTAGCTCCCTCCCCCACTGGGGGCACTGCTGGGGGATCAG CAGGCCCATTCCGGGTGCGTCTGGCCGACGGGCCCAACCGGTGTGCTGGCCGGCTGGAAGTGTGGCATGCTGGGCGCTGGGGGACAGTGTGCGATGACAGCTGGGACCTGCGGGACAGTACCGTGGCCTGCTGGGAGCTGGGCTGTGGAAGGGTCCGGCCGCGAGTGGGCAAAACCCACTACGGCCCCGGGACTGGCCCCATCTGGCTGGATGACGTGGGCTGCAAGGGAATCGAGGCCTCGCTGAGTGACTGCCCGGCTGGGGCATGGGGCCAGCACAACTGTGACCACGAAGAAGACGTGGGGCTCACCTGCACTG GCTACGCAGATGAGGATGATTATCCCCCTTGGACCTGGGATCCCACCTCGGGAGAGGACCTGGCCAAGGGGACCACCACTGCAGGGGTACCTGGACACACACTCTCCTGGAGCTCCACCAAGAGCCCAGGGGCCCCCTCCCCAGCGACAAGGCGTCTTCCGGACACAG GTTCCCTGAGGAAACTGTGGAGACTGTGGCCAGAGCGTCGGCCACAGCGTCCCACAGCAGCCAGGACAGCGCCCCCTGCTCCTTCCTCAGCTCCCTCAGCCTCCCCAGAGCCCCCCGACCCACCGGTGACCTCCGACTCTGTACCAACGCTCATTCCCCAGGCAGCTTCAACACGGAAGGTGACCTCTGACCCTCCTGACACTTTGTCACCCAGACCAGACCTGGCCTCCCGGATGAACTCTGACCTTACCTCAATAACCCCTGGTCTCACTTTGTCCACCCCTGATGCCGCTGTGATTCCAGCACTGACACCAGATCTCTCACCCACCCCACTACCCACCTTGCCCAAAGAATCGACCTCTGGCCCCTCTGTGCCAGCAGTGGTGACCCACCTTTTTACTACCTCAGAACTGACTCCAGAATCTGACAAAACCCCAAACCTGGACACAGCTCCATACCCCAACACAGTTCCAGATCATTCCAGATCCCCAGACCCCTCCACAAGCCTCTACCCCACTGGCACCCTTCACTCTACCTTGAAATCTCACCCCTCCACCTCTCAATACACTACCATCCCTCACTCCACCAGGACCCCTCACTCTATTACACCCCCTCAACCCACCACAACCCCACAATTCACCATATTTCCTCAACCTACCATAACCCCACAACCCACATCTCCTCAACCCACCACAATCCCACAACCCACCACATCTCCTCAACCCACCACAACCTCACAACCCACCACATCTCCTCAACCCACCACAACCCCACAACCCACCACAACCCTTCAACCCACCACAACCCCTCAGTCCACCGCCGCTCAACTGGCCACAACACCTCACCCTCTCACAATCCCTTACCCTGCTACAACCCCTCATTCTATCACCTCTACTCACCCTGCCATGACGGCTGACCCTACCTCAACCCCTATGATCACTATCAAGTCCACTCTAACTTCCTTGGGAACAGAACTCTTCTCTCCCACTCCAGCACCAACAGTCAAGCCTAGCTTCCACCCCTGGTTGACCTCCACAGGGGCGCTTCACCTTTCTACATCCCAGATGTCAAGCCTGGCACCTTTTCTAACCTCAGAGTCCAGCCGCTCCAGGCCTTCTCCAGCTCTAAGCATGGACACACTGTCTACTGAGGACTTCAAACCACCAAGAAGACAGAGCCCCAGaccaaccccaccccccccccaaaccccacaCTCAGCCTCTGACCCTACAGTGACCTCTGACCTCCACCTATCTTCTATGGCCCACCCCTCGGATCAACCTCCTCCTGACGACCTCACCCCAAGGTCAAACCCTGGTCAGAGCCCAGACCCCCTTGGCCCATGTGTGGTTCCAACACCACCTTTAAGGGTCATGGCTTGTGAGCCACCTGCCCTGGTAGAGCTGGTGGCTGCTGTGAGGGACATGGGTGGCCAGCTGCAGAGGCTTACCCAGGTCCTGGAGCAGGAGCAGCAACAGCGCCAAGCCCTGGGACTGGGGCTGACCCAGCTGGTGGAGGCCACCCGGGGCCTAGGGCAACTGGGTGAGGTTGTAAAGAGACTGGCTGAGAGGGCCTGGCCCCCTAACACATTTgcaccaaccaccaccaccccagaagaggaagaaaggcctCTGAGGGGAGATGTGTGA
- the SSC5D gene encoding soluble scavenger receptor cysteine-rich domain-containing protein SSC5D isoform X5, translating into MRVLACLLVALMGIQAVERLRLADGPHGCAGRLEVWHGGRWGTVCDDGWDLRDAAVACRELGCGGALAAPGGAFFGEGAGPVWLSELACRGSEGQLELCPHRGWKAHICSHEEDAGVVCAGQRVANSRDGDDPPLILEGDPWPGLSGELSPSSEGPPVTHGPRPAGTPQNSSRKKSPRPLKQAKSTRAPLLTAGVPRQGPAPRLRLADGPHGCAGRLEVWHGGRWGTVCDDAWDLRDASVACWELGCGAALAAPGGAFFGEGAGPILLDDLRCRGNETALRFCPARPWGQHDCHHREDAGAVCDGMPIGYIPPTAPAVDSNHSLPREAASRPPGPTGSQAPGTAGISPPPASPTAPREPGPEAGSPQLRLVAGPSRCSGRLEVWHSGRWGTVCDDSWDLQDSAVVCRELGCGRARQQDPAAGRFGWGAGPIWLDDVGCLGTEASLLDCPAAPWGKHNCAHNEDVGVTCTETSGLDSISDPFSWSWIPGLGRDPDAWLPGELATKPPARLTPSVPEKTTTKAPGKTPKSTKKWVTKNARRPTTQPPVIPTTKHSRVLGTQRPPELTSWPTTTLTTEASRRTVSESTAKLTTEVPHRITPHTTATRTPRTPREQTSKTVATSTTRGPQEMASEAMVKRIPLDSMDPSTETPAQGSPESSKDLAPSPTGGTAGGSAGPFRVRLADGPNRCAGRLEVWHAGRWGTVCDDSWDLRDSTVACWELGCGRVRPRVGKTHYGPGTGPIWLDDVGCKGIEASLSDCPAGAWGQHNCDHEEDVGLTCTGYADEDDYPPWTWDPTSGEDLAKGTTTAGVPGHTLSWSSTKSPGAPSPATRRLPDTGDEDSYEPSRTWDISSGGALPKGTPTGGIPGPTLTTGTTRSPGHPSSTPKISGDTGSLRKLWRLWPERRPQRPTAARTAPPAPSSAPSASPEPPDPPVTSDSVPTLIPQAASTRKVTSDPPDTLSPRPDLASRMNSDLTSITPGLTLSTPDAAVIPALTPDLSPTPLPTLPKESTSGPSVPAVVTHLFTTSELTPESDKTPNLDTAPYPNTVPDHSRSPDPSTSLYPTGTLHSTLKSHPSTSQYTTIPHSTRTPHSITPPQPTTTPQFTIFPQPTITPQPTSPQPTTIPQPTTSPQPTTTSQPTTSPQPTTTPQPTTTLQPTTTPQSTAAQLATTPHPLTIPYPATTPHSITSTHPAMTADPTSTPMITIKSTLTSLGTELFSPTPAPTVKPSFHPWLTSTGALHLSTSQMSSLAPFLTSESSRSRPSPALSMDTLSTEDFKPPRRQSPRPTPPPPQTPHSASDPTVTSDLHLSSMAHPSDQPPPDDLTPRSNPGQSPDPLGPCVVPTPPLRVMACEPPALVELVAAVRDMGGQLQRLTQVLEQEQQQRQALGLGLTQLVEATRGLGQLGEVVKRLAERAWPPNTFAPTTTTPEEEERPLRGDV; encoded by the exons ATGAGGGTCTTGGCCTGCCTCCTTG TGGCTCTGATGGGGATCCAGGCTGTGG AGCGGCTGCGTCTGGCCGATGGTCCCCATGGGTGTGCAGGCCGCCTGGAGGTGTGGCACGGCGGGCGCTGGGGGACAGTGTGCGATGACGGATGGGACCTGCGGGACGCTGCCGTGGCCTGCCGGGAGCTGGGCTGTGGGGGTGCACTGGCCGCCCCCGGAGGTGCCTTCTTTGGGGAGGGCGCGGGGCCCGTGTGGCTGAGCGAGCTGGCCTGCCGGGGCAGTGAGGGGCAGCTGGAGCTCTGCCCCCACCGGGGCTGGAAGGCCCACATTTGCTCCCATGAGGAGGATGCGGGCGTCGTCTGTGCAG GTCAGCGTGTGGCCAACTCAAGGGACGGGGACGACCCACCATTGATCCTGGAGGGGGACCCCTGGCCAGGGCTGTCTGGGGAGCTGAGCCCTAGCTCTGAGGGGCCTCCTGTGACCCATG GCCCCCGCCCAGCTGGGACCCCACAGAACAGCTCCAGGAAGAAGAGCCCACGGCCACTCAAGCAAGCCAAGTCCACCAGGGCCCCTCTGTTGACTGCTGGAGTCCCCCGACAGG GCCCGGCCCCACGGCTCCGCCTGGCTGATGGTCCCCATGGGTGTGCGGGCCGCCTGGAGGTGTGGCACGGCGGGCGCTGGGGGACAGTGTGCGACGATGCCTGGGACCTGCGGGACGCCTCTGTGGCCTGCTGGGAGCTAGGCTGCGGGGCTGCACTGGCTGCCCCCGGAGGCGCCTTctttggggagggggctgggcccaTCCTCCTGGACGACCTCCGGTGTCGGGGTAACGAGACGGCCCTGCGATTTTGCCCAGCGCGGCCCTGGGGCCAGCATGACTGCCACCACCGGGAGGACGCAGGGGCCGTGTGTGATG GTATGCCTATTGGATACATCCCTCCCACGGCCCCGGCAGTGGACAGCAACCACTCTTTGCCCAGGGAGGCAGCATCCCGGCCCCcaggccccacagggagccaggcCCCAGGAACCGCCGGCATCTCgcctcctcccgcctcccccactgcccctcgGGAGCCTGGACCAGAAGCTG GGTCCCCCCAACTTCGCCTGGTGGCAGGGCCCAGCAGGTGTTCAGGCCGGCTGGAGGTGTGGCATAGTGGGCGCTGGGGGACGGTGTGTGACGACAGCTGGGACCTACAGGACTCAGCTGTGGTCTGCCGGGAGCTGGGGTGTGGCAGAGCTCGGCAGCAGGACCCCGCAGCTGGTCGCTTTGGCTGGGGGGCTGGCCCCATCTGGCTGGACGACGTGGGGTGCCTGGGGACTGAGGCTTCACTCTTGGACTGCCCCGCTGCACCCTGGGGGAAGCACAACTGTGCTCACAATGAAGACGTTGGAGTCACCTGCACTG AAACCTCTGGCCTGGACTCTATCTCAGACCCCTTCAGTTGGAGCTGGATCCCTGGCCTGGGTAGAGATCCGGATGCCTGGCTCCCTGGGGAGCTCGCCACCAAGCCACCTGCAAGGCTGACCCCCAGTGTTCCTGAGAAAACCACTACCAAGGCCCCAGGGAAAACACCCAAGAGTACTAAGAAGTGGGTGACCAAAAATGCAAGGAGACCAACCACTCAGCCCCCTGTGATCCCAACCACTAAAcactccagggtcctgggtacCCAGAGGCCCCCAGAACTGACCTCATGGCCCACTACAACCCTGACCACTGAGGCCTCCCGGAGAACAGTTTCTGAGTCTACTGCAAAGCTGACCACTGAGGTCCCCCACAGGATAACCCCACATACTACTGCAACACGGACCCCCCGGACCCCCCGAGAGCAGACCTCTAAGACTGTGGCAACTTCAACCACTCGAGGACCCCAAGAAATGGCTTCTGAGGCTATGGTGAAGCGAATCCCTCTGGATTCCATGGATCCATCTACTGAGACTCCTGCACAAGGTTCTCCAGAGTCATCCAAAGACCTAGCTCCCTCCCCCACTGGGGGCACTGCTGGGGGATCAG CAGGCCCATTCCGGGTGCGTCTGGCCGACGGGCCCAACCGGTGTGCTGGCCGGCTGGAAGTGTGGCATGCTGGGCGCTGGGGGACAGTGTGCGATGACAGCTGGGACCTGCGGGACAGTACCGTGGCCTGCTGGGAGCTGGGCTGTGGAAGGGTCCGGCCGCGAGTGGGCAAAACCCACTACGGCCCCGGGACTGGCCCCATCTGGCTGGATGACGTGGGCTGCAAGGGAATCGAGGCCTCGCTGAGTGACTGCCCGGCTGGGGCATGGGGCCAGCACAACTGTGACCACGAAGAAGACGTGGGGCTCACCTGCACTG GCTACGCAGATGAGGATGATTATCCCCCTTGGACCTGGGATCCCACCTCGGGAGAGGACCTGGCCAAGGGGACCACCACTGCAGGGGTACCTGGACACACACTCTCCTGGAGCTCCACCAAGAGCCCAGGGGCCCCCTCCCCAGCGACAAGGCGTCTTCCGGACACAG GTGATGAGGATAGTTATGAGCCTTCCCGGACGTGGGATATATCTTCAGGAGGGGCTCTGCCCAAAGGGACACCCACAGGAGGCATACCTGGACCCACTCTTACCACTGGCACCACTCGGAGCCCAGGCCATCCCTCTTCAACTCCAAAGATCTCTGGAGACACAG GTTCCCTGAGGAAACTGTGGAGACTGTGGCCAGAGCGTCGGCCACAGCGTCCCACAGCAGCCAGGACAGCGCCCCCTGCTCCTTCCTCAGCTCCCTCAGCCTCCCCAGAGCCCCCCGACCCACCGGTGACCTCCGACTCTGTACCAACGCTCATTCCCCAGGCAGCTTCAACACGGAAGGTGACCTCTGACCCTCCTGACACTTTGTCACCCAGACCAGACCTGGCCTCCCGGATGAACTCTGACCTTACCTCAATAACCCCTGGTCTCACTTTGTCCACCCCTGATGCCGCTGTGATTCCAGCACTGACACCAGATCTCTCACCCACCCCACTACCCACCTTGCCCAAAGAATCGACCTCTGGCCCCTCTGTGCCAGCAGTGGTGACCCACCTTTTTACTACCTCAGAACTGACTCCAGAATCTGACAAAACCCCAAACCTGGACACAGCTCCATACCCCAACACAGTTCCAGATCATTCCAGATCCCCAGACCCCTCCACAAGCCTCTACCCCACTGGCACCCTTCACTCTACCTTGAAATCTCACCCCTCCACCTCTCAATACACTACCATCCCTCACTCCACCAGGACCCCTCACTCTATTACACCCCCTCAACCCACCACAACCCCACAATTCACCATATTTCCTCAACCTACCATAACCCCACAACCCACATCTCCTCAACCCACCACAATCCCACAACCCACCACATCTCCTCAACCCACCACAACCTCACAACCCACCACATCTCCTCAACCCACCACAACCCCACAACCCACCACAACCCTTCAACCCACCACAACCCCTCAGTCCACCGCCGCTCAACTGGCCACAACACCTCACCCTCTCACAATCCCTTACCCTGCTACAACCCCTCATTCTATCACCTCTACTCACCCTGCCATGACGGCTGACCCTACCTCAACCCCTATGATCACTATCAAGTCCACTCTAACTTCCTTGGGAACAGAACTCTTCTCTCCCACTCCAGCACCAACAGTCAAGCCTAGCTTCCACCCCTGGTTGACCTCCACAGGGGCGCTTCACCTTTCTACATCCCAGATGTCAAGCCTGGCACCTTTTCTAACCTCAGAGTCCAGCCGCTCCAGGCCTTCTCCAGCTCTAAGCATGGACACACTGTCTACTGAGGACTTCAAACCACCAAGAAGACAGAGCCCCAGaccaaccccaccccccccccaaaccccacaCTCAGCCTCTGACCCTACAGTGACCTCTGACCTCCACCTATCTTCTATGGCCCACCCCTCGGATCAACCTCCTCCTGACGACCTCACCCCAAGGTCAAACCCTGGTCAGAGCCCAGACCCCCTTGGCCCATGTGTGGTTCCAACACCACCTTTAAGGGTCATGGCTTGTGAGCCACCTGCCCTGGTAGAGCTGGTGGCTGCTGTGAGGGACATGGGTGGCCAGCTGCAGAGGCTTACCCAGGTCCTGGAGCAGGAGCAGCAACAGCGCCAAGCCCTGGGACTGGGGCTGACCCAGCTGGTGGAGGCCACCCGGGGCCTAGGGCAACTGGGTGAGGTTGTAAAGAGACTGGCTGAGAGGGCCTGGCCCCCTAACACATTTgcaccaaccaccaccaccccagaagaggaagaaaggcctCTGAGGGGAGATGTGTGA